Part of the Pedobacter roseus genome is shown below.
TAAAAACCATTAAAAAAACACATAGATGAAACATAAAATATACATTCTTGCTGCATTTTTTGTCCTGGCCTCAGCCCAGGCAAAAGCGCAGGCTTATCTTTCCTCTTCAAATGAACTGATTAAAAGGATTTTACCAAAACAGCATCAGTTTTTTTTAACCGAAAGCATTGCGGCTGAAAATGGCCTGGATGTTTTTGAAATCGAAAGTAAAAAAAATACGATTGTATTGAGGGGAAGCAGTGGGGTGGCCATCGCATCAGCTTTTTATTATTATTTAACGGAATATGCGCATTGCCAGGTAACCTGGAACGGGGTTAACCTTAAATTACCTCAAAATTTACCGGAAGTTAAAAACAAAATCAGGAAAAACACCCCTTACGAATACCGTTATTACCTTAACTATTGCACTTTTAACTACAGCATGAGCTGGTGGGACTGGACGAGATGGGAAAAAGAAATAGACTGGATGGCACTTCATGGCATTAATATGCCGCTCGCCATTACCGGGGAAGAATATACCTGGTACCTGCTATACAAAGAAATGGGCTTCAGCGATAACGACCTTAAGGATTTCTTTACAGGCCCAGCTTATTTTTCCTGGTTCTGGATGGGCAACATCGATGGCTGGGGCGGCCCGCTACCACTCGACTGGATGAAAAGTCATTTCGAACTGCAGAAGAAAATCCTTGCCAGACAGCGTTCGCTTGGTATGAAACCTGTTCTCCCAGCCTTTACGGGCCATGTACCTGCCGCATTTAAAAAGAAATTCCCTAAGGCTAAACTCAAAGCAACCAACTGGACCAATGGTTTTGCCGATACTTATATCTTAGATTCAGAAGACCCGATGTTTGCGGAAATCGGAAAAAAATTCTTACAGAAGCAAACTGAGTTATTGGGTACCGACCACCTGTACTCTGCCGATACCTTTAACGAAAACGAACCGCCGTCAGCCGATCCCGAATTTTTAGGAAAGCTGAGCGCAAGGGTTTATGATGGCATGAGCCAGGCCGACCCCAAGGCTGTATGGGTAATGCAGGGCTGGTTATTTTACAGTGATCGAAAATTTTGGAAGGAGCCACAAACAGAAGCCCTTTTAAAAGCTGTACCCAATGATAAGATGATTTTATTGGATCTGGCCACAGAAATAGAACCTGTATGGAAACGCACCTCAGGTTTTTATGGCAAACCGTGGATCTGGAATATGCTGCACAATTTTGGCGGAAACACCAATCTTTTCGGGCGTATGGATGTTATTGCAAACGCACCCGCCGAAGCTTTAAATCACCCACAAAGTGGCAAAATGAAAGGCATCGGCCTCACCATGGAAGGAATAGAACAAAATCCGGTATTGTACGAATTGATGATGGCCAATGTTTGGCAGGCTAAACCGATAGACCTTAATACATGGCTACCCAATTTTGTATTGAACAGATATGGCAAAAACAACCCCAATGCCCAAAAGGCCTGGGAAATTCTGAGAAAAACAGTTTACAATGTGCCTGCCTATAAATACATCAGGGATGGTGCAGAATCCATTATTCAGGCCCGCCCAACCTTCGATTCGCTGACCCGATGGGCCAAAACAACCCTAAATTACCGGGAAGCTGAGCTGTTACCGGCCTGGGATGAACTGATAAAAGCTGCCCCAACCTGTGGCAATAGTGATGGTTTTCAATATGATGTAGTAGATGTAACCCGCCAGGTGATGGCCAACTATGCCCTTCCCCTACAGCGCCGCTTTGTGGCTGCTTATGAAAAAAAGGACATGGCTACTTTTCAAACAGAAAGTCAAAAATTCCTTCAGCTAATTGATGACATGGACAGATTACTCGCTACCCGAAAAGATTTCATGCTTGGGCCATGGGTTAGCCAGGCCAGGGCCTGGGGAAATAATGATGCCGAAAAAGCGCTTTACGAAATGAACGCAAAAGATCTGAT
Proteins encoded:
- a CDS encoding alpha-N-acetylglucosaminidase; the encoded protein is MKHKIYILAAFFVLASAQAKAQAYLSSSNELIKRILPKQHQFFLTESIAAENGLDVFEIESKKNTIVLRGSSGVAIASAFYYYLTEYAHCQVTWNGVNLKLPQNLPEVKNKIRKNTPYEYRYYLNYCTFNYSMSWWDWTRWEKEIDWMALHGINMPLAITGEEYTWYLLYKEMGFSDNDLKDFFTGPAYFSWFWMGNIDGWGGPLPLDWMKSHFELQKKILARQRSLGMKPVLPAFTGHVPAAFKKKFPKAKLKATNWTNGFADTYILDSEDPMFAEIGKKFLQKQTELLGTDHLYSADTFNENEPPSADPEFLGKLSARVYDGMSQADPKAVWVMQGWLFYSDRKFWKEPQTEALLKAVPNDKMILLDLATEIEPVWKRTSGFYGKPWIWNMLHNFGGNTNLFGRMDVIANAPAEALNHPQSGKMKGIGLTMEGIEQNPVLYELMMANVWQAKPIDLNTWLPNFVLNRYGKNNPNAQKAWEILRKTVYNVPAYKYIRDGAESIIQARPTFDSLTRWAKTTLNYREAELLPAWDELIKAAPTCGNSDGFQYDVVDVTRQVMANYALPLQRRFVAAYEKKDMATFQTESQKFLQLIDDMDRLLATRKDFMLGPWVSQARAWGNNDAEKALYEMNAKDLITLWGDAKSPLNEYACRQWSGLLSDFYKPRWVLFFEQATQAMQQGKALDMKQFNQKVSAWEWSWVNRRKDYPLNTIGNPVSIAIQMHKKYRSLMQKVHQ